The Apis cerana isolate GH-2021 linkage group LG2, AcerK_1.0, whole genome shotgun sequence genomic sequence tcattttcgagtaaatcaaatataaaaatttttcataaattagctaattctcgatatatatacaaatgaattataattgataataagttattctacatacatgaaaataaacaaaaaatataaaatattttttatttaagaattatttttcaaaaataacttCTTAATTGTATGactgtatattaaattatgaaattagagtttagaatttaaataataaaattttattttacatttttcacattattgctcatagattattataaaataatcaataattcattcatatttaataagaaattaactaattttatttatatctaagaaattttaattcaagttttaatttaaccaaaaacaaaatcttgaatgaaaaaaaattttttttttcaatttatttttatacaatcatCTTTTATCcgattattttatcatcaattatatgacatactatataaaataaaataaaattaaaaaccgaTATACttacttaaattttcaaatattaatcaattatatttgtttgataAACATGTCTAACAATGggttataagaaaataaaatattacattatacagaataattaagagaaaattatgtaattgttAATACGTTattaatttctgaataaatgtataaatatttgatgaaaaattgaattaaatctttgaaaattttttatcatctcaTATACAGACACATTTTGTAGAATTATGAATGGCATGATTAAGATTCAATAggaataaacatatatataacttacaaTTATTCAGGATGTAttaagaagatattttaaaaaaatttttaaattctgtattttcaaatttaatagctttttaaagtaatatataaaaattaaaattatagtaaattattgcgtcaataattaaattaaaattttattaattaataaaaaattaattaataaaaaataaatatggtatttaataaaatttttttgaaaaatttgttaaaatattttttttatataaaatttgtaaataatttaagtataaaaaaatttaacaactaaacagagaaaaatttaatgaataaaaaataatattgtagttttatgttttcaatgtaaaaaaaatattaatttaaaaatatctgaaatataaatataaaattgtttttaacacataaaaatctgaattttcctcttttataattgttattttattaaaatgattattcttataataatttatttaaaactatattattttatatatattaacacaggtatttgaattttttcctacATCCTTAAATCCCTAAATATCATAACGCGATTGGCCAACTGAAATGAATATCGGGTAACTTCGGCTAGTATCGGTTCCATTTGCGAGGATCTTCGTCTCAGACCCCACTATAATTCTTGGGTCTCTATTACGGCGCCCCTCCCCAAcgggagagaaagagcgagTCGCTGCAGTGCTCTCTCGGCAGTCGACGTTCGTAAATGGCGACGTATCGATGTCGAATGCACGTAGCGAACTGATAAATCGTCGTACGTGATGACGGCTCGTCACTGAACCTCGGACGGCGATGGGCACACAAAAGCCGGAAGAATGGGCGAATTTGCTGATCACACGTTTCGAGGAACAGGTACATCTATGATTCGAACTACAAATCTgtttagttttcttttcttgtctTGTTCATCTTCCTTTTTCGTGGcccgtctctctctttcttaccTATCCTCTTCCGGTGCTTTCTCTCATTCTTTcttactctttttttatttacttttcattgtgttctttttaattctttatgtaTTGTAACTTTTTATTCTCAGCTTCTTTTCTCTATTATATCTTCcttcattattaatacattgtttttctttcgtttcttaatTTCATGAATTGTATTAAAGAAATAGCAATTAACattagcaaaaattattttgaatatttaaaaacgataatgattaatttaattgttcacaattaataaatatactttaaattatctaaataatatacataataatatacttgATTAGATATAACTTGATTTTATGtgattaacataattattatgtgataatgattataaagcaagaaatttaatttttttgataaatgaatattcaatgaTAAGTTAAAacgagtaatataaataatattatgaataataaatacaacaattagttttcaatgttaaattctCAATATTCTATTTGATTACAGTTGTatcaatagtatttttttctattctatatatatgaatcgaaatagaataattaaatatttttacaaattattacaaatttcaaaaataaaaattttttttaaataatttaaaattgtattgttttttttttatatttttctgctctatatatgttttttgtatttgtattattttctattttgttatgtgtttataataatgttgttATGAagaactaatatttaaatattatttaaagataatgtttatatttcaataatatgttaacatttcaataatataattgtattttacattctaaaatttacttcaaatgtaaaatagattttgaatGACGCAACGatcataaatcaatttcatacATTAATGACATGTAAAATAGTATTTAGcatagaaatttcaattattattacacctGTTAttagaattgttattattgattgATATCATTATTCTTTTGAATGCATCGTCATTCGTTTATTCGTTGATTCGTTCATTCATGGGAAGATGCTTTCTCGCGGTCTCCTCCCTCTACACGTCGTGGAGTCCACGGTTTGACCTTCGCCCCTTCTCCCTTTCCTGTCCACCCCAACAGATATTCAGTTAAGGTATATACAGGGTGTTCCAAAATCTAAgtattactttaatattgttaagaatattttactattaattatattaaaaatattatattaaaaatagcgtaataatttattcactattatgataaatataaaattaatttgtattaatttgcaaaacaataaattattaaaaatatattaattacataattatttaaatttaatttttttattttttcgattctcgataattattgaaataattgaagattttataaaaatttagtatatattaatttcacatatatataaatatctattttattatttctaataatatctaaaaaaaatgatgtgtataatttattattcaaaaaaataaaatattttgtgcaaaaaaaaagttataaatttttgggaTACCCTATAGAGTTTAATTCCTCGTCCCGTAACCCCTCTGTACCTACACAACGTCGCTTCCGTCGTGTCACGGATACATGAATGAAAATTGCATTCACTTCGCGCACGCCTTATCGAAGAATTTGAATCTATggtacattttaatatatttacatgcaatcaaatgttattatataaactatacatatatatacatgcgcataattttcaaattttataaattttaattatgacatatattataacatttcgaTCGGTCACATacatgtatgtgtgtgtgtatatattataataaatattaaattataaaatataaatattaaatattaaatttataataaatattaatatactcatATTtagacaattattttttgattattcaaCATGCTTCAATTTTTTGGTTTTGCgactaaaatatttgtatttatataattagaaataacaaaagaataataaaaatgttaataattatgttataattaaaataaaacacgaaaaaatatttttttcaaatatttaaatattttttcatatattaatattttttaaattgtatatataaaatttaatataattcattataaaaatatttcatattttatataagtataaatatatttactataaaattcaataaatgcgaaaaatatatagaaaaattaacttaatatgtaatatgtaatgtacttaatattttatatattgaatatttataaatactattaaatttattgaatttcatcatatattttttattctgaattaataatttatataaatttattatatttcttacatatataatggaattatatatttaatattaatatttttattataatattaatattaattatataatgaaattaacattatattatattaattttataatgaaattttaaaaataatattcatatatttttaattaaatttaggtttaattaaattttttgtagttGCCGTGTCACTTAAGTGGCTCTCAAACCACTCATTCTCATATGAACGaagagagaaacaaaaaatgtttaatacaaatttctcgATACCGTTTCTCTCTTGTGATATCCAGTCTCACTAAAATCCTTCAAAATGTTAATGAAATGGTGCCATGTATTGGAGGTCAACGAATATTTCATAGTACAGATCAAGATCGGCATTGTTatgaatctataattattattttagacaCTTTAGAAAAATGTCTTGCAAATCAACCAAAAGATACAGCTAAATTTGATGAGGCTATGAATATAAAGTTTTTGCTTAAAGAGATATGTCAGTTTAtaggtaataatattttagtatatagtatacatacatatatatatatatacatacatacatatattataatttattaattttatattaaataagatttagaaatataaacataacataatattatttttagatgtaCCAAATGATAGTTCACAAAAtgctcatttaaaaaatttggcaAGCAAAGTTCTGTTTGCactaagtttaaatttttttaatgctgtGTTTAACAGAATATCATCTAGACTTCAAGAATTAGCAAAATGTGGAGATGAAAATGTTGATTATAgtgatattgaattaattcagCATATTAATGTTGATgtgtgtaaattaataaaacttttaaatggtaattttttatgttataaatatttaaatattatatatatatatattcatttgcatatataaaaataaaataaaagaatataatataattagattatataaaatatacaaatatattataatatagatatttgatattcctatatttgataataataattaattttattgttaatatatatatatatatattattacagaaacaatacaaaaatttaaacaacttAAAAAATCAGCCCATATCGTTCTTATGAATTCTTTGGAGAAAGCAATTTGGAATTGGATGGATACTTATTCACATGAATTTACTGATCTTCAGAAAAATCCTAATGAAGATCTTGGAAAAGCATGTGAAGAACTATTTGATATTCTTGATACATTTGCAGACAATAAAAAGGGAAGAGCTGCAGCTGTTTGGCCTTTACAAATTATGCTTTTGATACTTTCACCAAAAGTTTTGGAAGAAATAGTTAATGATTTTAGTACTCTCTGTTCACCAAGACattcaaagaaaaagcaaTTTATTGACAGTGTTAAAAAAGGCCTAGGAATGCATGGTAGTTCTAGTAGGCAGCTAGTGGAAGCTGCAGCAGTTACTTGCATTAAACTTTGTAAAGCATCAACTTACATCAACAATCTGGATTCAGATAATGTTATCTTTATACTTGTTCGACATGTTATGAATGATTTAATGGCACTACTTTTTAATCCAGGAAAAGTATTTTCTCGTGGTCAAAGCTTCGTTGCCCAAGACATCGACCTAATGATAGACTGTTTTGTTAGCTTCTTTCGCATTAAGCCTCATAACAACGAAGTACTTAAAGTCTGCTTGAATCTGAATTATCCATCGACATACCAGTTTGTCTTGGTTAGCTCATTATacaagtaagaaaaaaattgactttatacaattatattataattaaatatatttataattatatttttttttaatataatattatatattattttttaaaatttgaaaatatatttcatgaagtataattaaaagaataaattataatttatttgttaaattataatttatttattaaaaaatttaaatatagcataaatttaataaatattgtatgatagtaaatgtttatattctaagaaatattattttaaaaaaaaatgttaatttttttataatgttaaatgaaatatataattttaataaattttttattttagaattgtaACACAGCCAAGACTGCCATGGTGGCCTCGAATAGATCTTCTGTATTCTCGTAGTGCAGAACTTAGAAATATGTTtactgatattttaaataaagtcacTCAGAGTTGCATATCACATACACCATTGCGAATGATTCAAAGCTTAACACTTAAAGGtaaagaacaaaataaatacagaGATCGCGGAGAAGAAGTATCAAGTTAtagaaatttacttttatggaTGGTAAAACTTATTCATGCTGATCCTATGTTGTTATTGAgtgtaagtataatttattttaattttaatttgcgaaataattatatttatattaacatatttattttataaataaataactttcataaataacttattttacAGAATCAAGGAAAAGCTGGTCATGAAATTCAAAGTTCCACTTTAGAACTAATTAATGGTTTAGTTTCTTTAGTTCATCAACCAACAATGTCAGACATTGCTCATGAAGCAATGGAAGCATTATTAGTGTTACATCAtccagataaaataaaagcatGGAATCCAGAAGCACCAATTAATACTTTTTGGGATGTTAGTTCACAAGTTCTGTTCTCAATTTCCCAAAAATTGATTCAACatcaaattgttaattatacttgtatattaaaatggcttagagaaatattgatttgtagAAATGCTTTTCTTGcacaaaataaagattatgcTAATGTGGGTAGCCAAATTGCTGTTTGTAAACAAGCACATATTAAACTTGAGGTAtgtttagatatataatatttcatgaaaataaaaatattgtatttaatctgttttatatctgtttacaaagagattaataaatttaaattaatttatttatataattaaatataattaaatatatataggcttattatatttatttttaaggttgtatttttcatgtatttatGGAGTATTAATATGGAAGCAGTTTTAGTTTCAATGTCTTGTTTTGCATTACTTTGTGAAGAAGCAGAAATTCGTTGTGGTAGTGATGAAGTAGCAGTAACTTGTTTACTTCCAAACTATCATTTATATCTTGAATTGGCACAAGCTTCTACTGTGTTAATCACTGGTAAGTGTAAATGTTTCAGGtattattccaatttattctgcatataaaataattgtaatttccagaatagaaataaaagtagaaattcgaatcgaaaaattattaaaacttaaattttattttattttaatatactataggatgttttagttttttttcgcaaaattttatcgatatattttaccaataaaaataaaaagaaatattaaatataaacatagattttatgaatgttttaataaaaactattaaatctaaatctaagaaatattaaatctacgtaatgataataaatttatctaattcgaaattgaaatatattgccaATATCTATTTGATgtgtttatataaacatatttctttGTTGATTGTTACAGAGAATTATAATgtgatttatattgaaattctaaaCTAACAATCTAATCtctgtataatttaaacaagaaatcatactatttgtatcatttcgtattttattgtatattaattttttaataaaacatgtatataacacatatttttatatgatatatttttatgtagtatatatttttttcatttttacttataaaatatgcgAATATTTTGCGAAAAAATCTAGGATATTCTGCATATTATACAGAATgactatatactatatatgaatattttatataatgacaCTCATGATCATGATAAaagtaatcatatatttataaattcatctaatatatctgtaattaaaaaaaattttatttatttatttgtgtgctcttaaaattaaattttattaaaaaaaaagtataagctaaaataataaaaaaatcatatgaaatttatgagTCACAATTttcatagtataatatataatatatcatatattatattggaatatgtaaaatgtgtatatattttttttaattttgtttatattttttttatttatttataattaaatatattttacataatgttacaaacttaataaaaaaacttaataaaaaaaaggaaaaaggagattgttaaatttattatattaaacatttttaagtagaaagaattaaagtaacattattttttttattcaattaatttcgagTCGGATATCTACTAACAATGATTTTACTTGAATTCAAACATTCattcatgaatttttgaattcacTTTGTATTTTGATTAGTATAACCCTTATATGGCTGCAGTAGAGTATTAAAGACCTTGTTACCATAACAGCCAGCGGGGAAAGTAAGCTATGCTATCACGATCATAATTATGGTAAGtgttatttaaacttttgtgTATaacttaattcaattttttttattattatttttattttaattgtaatatacactatataattattttatgattaataatacattttatgataacaatttaatagtaatatatttcatgattattctatttttttaggaCGTGCTGCTTTGCAAAACAGAATTATGGCCTTATTGAGGAAAATAGAACACTGCGTAAATGGTGTACAgcctgtatgtatatatgtgtaatttaaattttatttttaaataatatatgtaatataatataaatataatatatatataatatataatataaataatataaataaaaaataattattttataaatgaattagaaatttttttataattttatatttagaaatgttagtatattttacttaaacttatttaaactttttaatctaatgtttaataagataaaataatatatgattcttttttctttttttaggccTGGGAAGAAACGTTTAGAAATTGGGAAGTAACTTCACGGCAGTTAGTGAATTATCCTAAATCTAAAACAGAAGATAGTCAAATGGAATTTCATCGAAGTACAGGAAAGCGAAGAGCATCACATCAAAATTCTGAACATGAATTAGAAGAACAAATTAATGAATGGGCTAATATGACGGGGTTTCTTTGCGCTTTAGGTGGAGTATGTTTACAGAAACGATCTCCAAATAGACCATTATCAGGAATAGCTCCAAATCCAGAACTAAAAAGAAGTTCAAAACAACAAGAACCTACATCTTGTTTATCAAATCCAAGCCAAGAAGCACAATATTGTACccagtttatttataatttattacgtttattgatttgtaataatgaaaaatttggaaatcagATTCAGAAACATGTTAAAGAATTAGTTGGCCATGAAATGAGTCCTGCATTGTACCCAATACTATTTGATCAAATTAAAAGCAtagtcgaaaaattttttaaccaaCAAGGACAAGTTATAGTATTGGATATTAATACTCAATTTATTgaacatataatattcataatgaaaaatattttagattctaAAACAGATCAACCATCTGAATATCTTGGAATGACTAGTATAGAAGGAATGATGTTAGCAATTGTCAGATATGTTAGACATTTGGATATGACTGTACAttctattcatattaaaacagAATTATGTCAACTTGTTGAAGCAATGATGAAAAGACGAGATGATTTAGCATTTAGAcaggaaatgaaatttagaaataaacttGTTGAATATTTAACTGATTGGGTAATGGGAGCTACTCATCAAATTACTCCATCTGCTAGTGGAGATTTAACTGTTTATACACGgtaactaattttttataaggtatatttacataaaataattttttttcattaataatatataataataataattattaaaacgtgCATTATTAAGCatgtattattacattatatgtaattaaaatacataatatataatgaattttttaaaatagttattgattcgtatttatttaaaaaaaaatattgtagtatattaaaattttaaactaattaatattaaacatattaaataataaatatattgcattgGTTGAttagatttcttaaaatataaatattatataaaatataaatattatatttgatctaTTAGATAtacaaatgttaaaaaaatagaatatttataataattcatcttatattattgattagtttatatttaatatattataataatattatattatcatataattatatatattttaaatttgatttgattttttagagATTTAGATCAAGCATGTATGGAAGCAGTTGGAGCATTATTACGTGGTCTGCCTCTTCAACCTGAAGAATCTGATCGTGGTGATTTAATGGAAGCAAAATCTCAattgtttctaaaatattttactcttttcatgaatttattaaatgattgcaATGAAGTAACtggcgaagaaaaagaaattgtgtcTCAACAACCACGTTTAACCAGTGGCAAATTATCTACTTTACGCAATGCTACTATACAAGCAATGAGCAATCTTCTCAGTGCAAATATTGATAGTGGTTTAATGCATtcattaagtaaataaaatttataatactttaatattatatataaattaaatattatgaatatcatacgaaatttgttaattttttaatataatttgtatatttataggtTTGGGTTATAATCCAGATTTACAAACACGAGCAGCATTTATGGAAGTTCTTACTAAAATTCTTCAACAAGGAACAGAATTCGATACATTAGCAGAAACAGTATTAGCTGATAGATTTGAACAATTAGTTCAACTTGTTACAATGATTAGTGATAAAGGAGAATTACCTATTGCAATGGCTTTAGCTAATGTAGTGACAACAAATCAAATGGATGAATTAGCACGAGTTTTTGTGACATTATTTGAtgcaaaacatttattatcttcTCTTTTATGGAATATGTTTTATCGTGAGGTTGAAGTTTCTGATTGTATGCAAACATTATTTCGAGGAAATAGTCTTGGAAGCAAAATTATggcattttgttttaaaatttatggtgctagttatttacaaaatttattagaaccTTTAATTATGCCACTATTAGATGATCCTACTACTGGTTTTGAAGTTGATAGTGCTAGGATAGATATTCATGAAGATATAGAACAAAATGGTCGTAATTTGATTGCATTAACTGAAAAAGTGTTTAATGCTATAGTATCCTCAGCTGACCGGTaagttataaagaataatttaataaattaatatcaatatttgttcAAACTAAATTTATAGATGTTATAgctattatagatatatagatacaatgattattattattattattatattaaaataaagttttaatatattctatgtttttatcaatttctcgaaatttaattatatttttccagatTTCCACCGCAATTACGATCTATGTGTCATTGTTTATATCAAGTACTAAGTAAAAGATTTCCACAATGTccacaaaataatattggagCCGTTGGAACTGTAATATTTTTGCGATTTATTAATCCAGCTATTGTATCCCCTCAAGAAATGGGCATTGTAAATAAACCTGTACCTCCGCATATTAAAAGGGGTCTTATGTTAATGtctaaaattttgcaaaatattgccAATCACGTAGAATTTAGTAAAGAACAACATATGTTatcatttaatgattttttacgtGCACATTTCGAGATTGGAAGAAGATTTTTCATACAAATAGCATCAGATTGCGAAACGGTCGATCAAACTAGTCATCCAATGTCATTTGTATCAGATGCCAATGTTTTAGCATTACATAGATTACTTTGGAATCATCAAGAACGAATTGGCGATTATCTTAGTAGCAGTCGGGACCATAAAGCAGTAGGTAGAAGACCTTTTGATAAAATGGCTACATTATTGGCTTATCTTGGTCCTCCAGAACATAAACCAATTGATTCACAGTtagtatcaatattttctttattacacaaatcattatttattatataatattatattattatatatagtatttattatataatatatttttatgtataaatatatttattttgatagcTTAATGTTTTCTTCATCTTATGCTCGATGGTCAAATATTGATATGTCTTCAactaattttgaagaaattatgaTGAAACACAATATGCATGAAAACGAAGAATTTAAGAGtatcaagaatttaaatattttttatcaagcaGGAACCAGTAAACAAGGATATccagtattttattatatt encodes the following:
- the LOC107999571 gene encoding neurofibromin isoform X1, which encodes MGTQKPEEWANLLITRFEEQLPCHLSGSQTTHSHMNEERNKKCLIQISRYRFSLVISSLTKILQNVNEMVPCIGGQRIFHSTDQDRHCYESIIIILDTLEKCLANQPKDTAKFDEAMNIKFLLKEICQFIDVPNDSSQNAHLKNLASKVLFALSLNFFNAVFNRISSRLQELAKCGDENVDYSDIELIQHINVDVCKLIKLLNETIQKFKQLKKSAHIVLMNSLEKAIWNWMDTYSHEFTDLQKNPNEDLGKACEELFDILDTFADNKKGRAAAVWPLQIMLLILSPKVLEEIVNDFSTLCSPRHSKKKQFIDSVKKGLGMHGSSSRQLVEAAAVTCIKLCKASTYINNLDSDNVIFILVRHVMNDLMALLFNPGKVFSRGQSFVAQDIDLMIDCFVSFFRIKPHNNEVLKVCLNLNYPSTYQFVLVSSLYKIVTQPRLPWWPRIDLLYSRSAELRNMFTDILNKVTQSCISHTPLRMIQSLTLKGKEQNKYRDRGEEVSSYRNLLLWMVKLIHADPMLLLSNQGKAGHEIQSSTLELINGLVSLVHQPTMSDIAHEAMEALLVLHHPDKIKAWNPEAPINTFWDVSSQVLFSISQKLIQHQIVNYTCILKWLREILICRNAFLAQNKDYANVGSQIAVCKQAHIKLEVVFFMYLWSINMEAVLVSMSCFALLCEEAEIRCGSDEVAVTCLLPNYHLYLELAQASTVLITASGESKLCYHDHNYGRAALQNRIMALLRKIEHCVNGVQPAWEETFRNWEVTSRQLVNYPKSKTEDSQMEFHRSTGKRRASHQNSEHELEEQINEWANMTGFLCALGGVCLQKRSPNRPLSGIAPNPELKRSSKQQEPTSCLSNPSQEAQYCTQFIYNLLRLLICNNEKFGNQIQKHVKELVGHEMSPALYPILFDQIKSIVEKFFNQQGQVIVLDINTQFIEHIIFIMKNILDSKTDQPSEYLGMTSIEGMMLAIVRYVRHLDMTVHSIHIKTELCQLVEAMMKRRDDLAFRQEMKFRNKLVEYLTDWVMGATHQITPSASGDLTVYTRDLDQACMEAVGALLRGLPLQPEESDRGDLMEAKSQLFLKYFTLFMNLLNDCNEVTGEEKEIVSQQPRLTSGKLSTLRNATIQAMSNLLSANIDSGLMHSLSLGYNPDLQTRAAFMEVLTKILQQGTEFDTLAETVLADRFEQLVQLVTMISDKGELPIAMALANVVTTNQMDELARVFVTLFDAKHLLSSLLWNMFYREVEVSDCMQTLFRGNSLGSKIMAFCFKIYGASYLQNLLEPLIMPLLDDPTTGFEVDSARIDIHEDIEQNGRNLIALTEKVFNAIVSSADRFPPQLRSMCHCLYQVLSKRFPQCPQNNIGAVGTVIFLRFINPAIVSPQEMGIVNKPVPPHIKRGLMLMSKILQNIANHVEFSKEQHMLSFNDFLRAHFEIGRRFFIQIASDCETVDQTSHPMSFVSDANVLALHRLLWNHQERIGDYLSSSRDHKAVGRRPFDKMATLLAYLGPPEHKPIDSHLMFSSSYARWSNIDMSSTNFEEIMMKHNMHENEEFKSIKNLNIFYQAGTSKQGYPVFYYIARRYKIGDTNGDLLIYHVLLTLKPFCHSPFELVIDFTHTCSDNRFRTEFLQKWFYVLPKVAYENIHAAYIYNCNGWVREYTKFHDRILAPLKGNRKVIFVDGPSRLNDVIDIDQQKLPGATLSLDEDLKVFNSVLKLSHKDTKVSVKVGPTAIQITSAEKCKVLSHSVLLNDVYYASEIEEVCLVDDNQFTLTISNETGPLSFIHQDCDSIVQAIIHIRNRWELSQPESVSIHPKIRPKDVPGTLLNMALLNLGSSDPNLRTAAYNQLCALTATFDLKIEGQLLETSGLCIPSNNTIFIKHLSETLAANDPHLTLEFLEECIQGFRLSSIELKHLCLEYMTPWLNNLVRFYKPNDEGGKRQKQVTKILEKLITLTIEEVEMYPSIQAKIWSTIGRLPDLIDTVLDNFIQRSVTFGLGSPTVEIMADTAVALASGNVQLVAKKVIGRLCRVVDKTCTSPTPLLEQHTRWDDIAILARYLLMLSFNNCLDVGKHLPYLFHTVTFLVFSGSLSMRASTHGLVINSIHSLCTCSSPSFSEDTHRILRMSLDEFSLPKFYLLFGISKVKSAAGTAFKSSYRHTNEKWFSNERSVTGTHDKERLSLTSLEIITDALLEIMEACMRDIPQCDWLKTWTSLAKNFAFCFNPALQPRALIVFGCISKSITDQDMKQLLRILVKALESFNDITLLEAIIMCLTRLQPLLRPESPIHRYLFWVATSILQLDEASLYACGLALLEQNLHTLDSQGTFDDKTLECVMMLTREPLEWHFKQLDNAVGLSFKSNFHFALVGHLLKGYRHPTPTTVTRTARVLTMLLGIVAKPFRRDKFEVTPDSVAYLSALVSVSEEVRSRCHIRHAVTKNSEASSIDCLDILLPHNPDTSSATSSNPTNRRQKSWDLLDQSALTQARQQKQYSTHQTGRILFKTQRSFSVPTAKETKSSEEPEPKNRSARVSVSNENNILLDPEVLTDFSIQTLVLTVLVTLVKNSTDENEQRILYEYLAEASVVFPKVFPVIHNLLDAKINNVLSFCHDQCILNSVQAIIQNMIACEDTSQQQLHYLQSCGFGGLWRFAGPYTNSNCTAESAQLFVNCLEAMVETCLPVDEPEILSTEIPNEKFKRSDGHYSDIAQRGKSSTHGTDRSSARVFSDRMDEASHNASFVHRDRSIESKDVSLDSSQGENIINNSNNSLP